Within Amycolatopsis sp. cg5, the genomic segment TGATCCTGACCGGGGGCGTCAACGTCTACCCGGCGGAAATCGAGGGCAGATTGCTAGAGCATCCTGAGGTCGCCGACGCCGCCGTGATCGGCGAGCCCGACCCCGAATGGGGCCAGCGCGTGGTCGCCATCATCCAGCCGCGCCACGGTGTGCTGCCCGGCGACGACCTGGCCGAGCGCCTCGCCGCGCACTGCCGCGAGAAGCTCGCCGGGTACAAGACCCCGCGCCGGTTCGAGTTCCGCGACCGGCTTCCGCGCACCGAGTCCGGCAAGATGCTGCGGCGCTCGCTGCGCGCGCCGTCCTGACGCGGTGGAGCTGCGGCAGATCGAGTACTTCCTCGCGGTCGTCGACCACGGCGGGGTCACCCCGGCCGCGGCGGCGTTGCGGGTCGCGCAACCCTCGGTGTCGCAGGGCATCCGGGCGCTGGAACGTGAACTCGGCGTGCTGCTGTTCGACCGGATCGGCCGTACGCTGATGGTGACCTCGGCGGGCACCGCGTTCATCGGGCCAGCCAGGCGCCTGCTGCGCGGGGTCGCCGCCGCCGAAGGGTTCTTCACCGACGCGGGCGGGGTCCCGCGCGGGCGTCTCGACATCCACGCCTGGCCGTTCGTCACCGCGCATCCGGTGGCCGAGCTGGTCGGCGGGTTCCGGCAGCGGTTCCCCCAGGTTTCCGTGCGCATCAACGAACTTTCGGACGAACAGGCGGCCGCGTCGCTGATCCGCAAGGGACACTGCGAGCTGGTGTTCTGCTACCTGCCCGTGCTCGCGCGCGGGCTGCCGACCGTCGAACTCGGCACCCACGAGTACTGGCTCGCGTTCCCGCCGGGCACCGAGGTGCCCGCCGCCGATCCGCTGCCGCTGTCCGAACTGCCCGACATCGGCTGGGTCGGCGTGCCGAAAGGCAGCTCCCAGCGCACTCTGGTCGAACAGGCGCTGCGCACCGCGGGCGCGCGCACCCGGATGTCGTCGGTGCTGCAGAACCGCCAGGCGATCCCGGGTTTCGTGCTGTCCGGTGTCGGCGCCGGCTGGCTCGAAAGCTCGGTCGCGCGACGCCTGATCGGCCACGGCGCGGTGGTCCGCGCGGTCGATCCCCCGATCAAGCGCGCCTACGGCATGATCTACGACCCGGCCCGCCTTTCCCCTGCCGGCAAGGCCTTCGTGGACCTCGTGACGGGATAAAGCGGGCTTTACTCCCCGATGTTTAGCGGGCTTTATCCCCGGGAGTAAAGCCCGCTTTATCCCGGGTTGTCACACGAGCGCGGTGTCTCGGAGGCCGCTGAGCAGCATGCCGAAGCCGCACTCGGCCTCGTCGACCGCGCTCGGGTAGAGGTCCGCGGCGGACTGGCCGCCGAGCACGCGGGTCAGGTTGCAGCAGACCAGCGCGTACTGGACGGCGATGACCTGCGCGGCCGCGAGCTTGGCGGTGAACGCGTCGAGCACCTCGGTGAACGCGCAGGCGAGCGCCTGCTCGGTGCGCTTGCCGTGGTCGATCAGGCGCAGCTTCAACGTCGGCGAGCCCATCACCAGATGCTGGAACGCGAGGTAGCCGTCGTCGTCGTTGAGCCCGGTCGCGGGCTCCCGCTCGGCGAGGCCACGCAGGAAATTCCGCCGCAGCGCGGCCACCGGGGACTCACCGGGCTCGCGCTCGCGGACCTGGCTCGCCGGCTGTTCGAACAGGCCCTCGACCCGGTAGAGCACCAGATCTTCCTTGGTCGCGAAGTAGTTGAAGACCGTCATCTTCGACACCTCCGCCGCGACGGCGACCTCCGCGACGGAAACATGGTCGAAGCCGCGATCGACGAACAACGCGATCGCGGCTTCGGAGATCGCACGGCGCGTCTGCAGCTTCCTGCGCTCGCGCGAACCCAAAGGCTCGCTCATTTCGCTTACCCTACAGCGCTTTGAGCGGCTCCTCGACGCAGTCCGCCACGAACCGCAGGAACCCGCCCGCGGTGCCGCCGTCGCAGACGCGGTGATCGAACGCCAGCGTCAGCTCGCACACCTTCCGGACGCCCAGCTGCCCGTCGACCACCCACGGCCGGTCGATGATCCGGCCGATGCCGAGTATCGCGGCCTCGGGGTGGTTGATGATCGCCGCCGAGCCGTCGACGCCGAACACGCCGTAGTTGTTGATGGTGAACGTGCCGCCGGTGAGGTCGGCGGGCGTCAAACTCCCTTGCCTGGCAGCGTTCGTGCGCTCGGCGATCGCCTCGGACAATTCGGGCGTCGCCAGCGCGTGCGCGTCGCGCACGACCGGGACGACCAGGCCCCGGTCGGTCTGCGCGGCGAACCCGAGATGCACGTCGTCGAGCACGACGATCTCGTCGCCGTCCACGCGCGAGTTCAGCTCGGGGAACTTGCGCAGGCCGAGCACGGCGAACCGGGCGATCAGCGCGAGCAGGCTGACCGGCTTGAGCGCGGCGCGCGCCGCCATCAGGCGCGTCGCGTCGACGTCCACCCAGACGGTCGCCTCGGGGATCTCGCGGCGTGACCGCGAGAGCTTGTCGGCGACGGTCTTCCGGATGCCCTTCAACGGAATCCGGCGCTCTCCGCTCTTGACCACGACCGGCTTCGCGGTCGCTTTCTCCACAGCTTTTTCGACATCGATCCGGCGCACGATGCCGTGCGGGCCGCTGCCGTCGATCCGGGCCAGGTCGAGCCCGCGCTCCTTGGCGAGCTGCCGCACCAGCGGCGAGATCACGCCCGTTTTCGGCGCGCGTGCGGTGACTGGCGCGACGCTCACCCGAGCGCGGCGGTTGCGGCGTTTCGTCGCCGATGTCCCATATCCGATCAGGACATTGCCGCTGTCCTCTTCGGACTTGACGGACTCGCTCACGGAAATCAGGGGCGTGCCGACGGCCAGCGACTGCCCCGGCTCACCGTGCAGCGTGCTGATCACGCCGGCGAACGGCGACGGCACCTCGACCGAGGCCTTGGCCGTCTCGACCTCGACCACCGGCTGGTCGACGGTGATGGTGTCGCCGACGTTCACCAGCCAGTTCACGATCAGCGCCTCGGTCAGGCCCTCGCCGAGATCGGGCAGCAGGAAATCAGGCACCGCGCACCTCGTTTTCAAAGGGCACGTCGTCCCATTGCAGCCTGGCCATGGTGTCGAGGATCCGGTCGACGCTCGGCAGGTGGTGTTCTTCCAGTTTCGGCGCGGGGTAAGGAATGTCGAGCCCGGTGACGCGCAGGATCGGCGCGTGCAGGTGGTGGAAGCACCGCTCGGTCAGCCGCGCGGCGACCTCGGCGCCGTAGCCGCAGAAGCCCGAAGCCTCGTGCACCACGACCGCGCGCCCGGTCTTGCGCACCGACGCGGCGACGGTCTCGTCGTCGAACGGCGAGAGGCTGCGCAGGTCGACGACCTCGACGTCCCAACCCTCCTCGATCGCCGCTTCGGCGGTCTCCATGGCGGTCGTGACCATCGGCCCGTACGCGATGAGCGTGACGTCCTTGCCCGTGCGCCGGACGACCGCGCGGTCCATCGGCGTCGCGGTGCGGTCGAAGGCGACCTCGCCCTTGGCCCAGTAGCGGCGCTTCGGCTCCAGGAAGATCACCGGGTCCGGGCTGTCGATCGCGTCGCGCAGCAGGTGGTAGGCGTCGGCGGGCGTGCCCGGCGTGACGACGCGCAGGCCCGCGGTGTGCGTGTAGTAGGCCTCGGACGAGTCGCAGTGGTGCTCGACGCCGCCGATGCCGCCGCCGTAAGGGATCCGGATGACGACCGGCAGCTCGACCTTGCCCTGTGTGCGGTTGCGCATCTTGGCCAGGTGGCTGGTGATCTGCTCGAACGCGGGGTACGCGAAGGCGTCGAACTGCATCTCGACGACCGGGCGCAGGCCGTTCATCGCCATCCCGATCGCGGTGCCGACGATGCCGGATTCGGCGAGCGGGGTGTCGAACACGCGGCGCTCGCCGAAGCGCTCGCTGAGCCCATCGGTGACCCGGAAGACACCGCCGAGCGGGCCGACGTCCTCGCCGAAGACGAGCACGCGGTCGTCGGCAGCCAGCGCGTCGGCCATGGCGGCGTTCAGCGCGCCCGCCATCGACAGCTGCTGGACTTTTTCGATCGTGGTCACGCTTCTTCCCCTGCCAGCTCGGCTTCCAGCATCGCCGCCTGCTCGCGCAACGCGGCCGTGCGCTCGGCGTAGACGTGGTCGAACAACGACTGCGGCCGGACGACAGTGCTCACTACGTCAGCGTTCATTCCTTTTCGGACGGACGCGGCGAACGCCTCGGCCTCGGCCGCGACGGCCTCGCGCCGCGCGTCGTCGAGCAGCCCGCGCCCGGTCAGGTAAGCCTCCAGCCGGTCGAGCGGGTCACGCCCGAGCCAGGCGGCGACCTCGTCCGAATCGCGGTAGCGCGACGCGTCGTCGGCGTTGGTGTGCGCCTCGATCCGGTAGGTTACGGCCTCGATCAGCGTCGGCCCGCCGCCAGCGCGGGCGGTTTCGACGGCCTGGCGGACGGCCGAGTAGACGGCCGCCGGGTCGTTGCCGTCGATGAGCAGCGACGGGATGCCGTAGCCGATCCCCTTGTGCGCCAACGAGGGCGCCGCGTTCTGCTTGCTCATCGGCACGCTGATCGCGTACCCGTTGTTCTGCACCAGGAACACGGTCGGCGTCTGCCACACGCCCGCGAAGTTGAGCGCCTCGTGGGTGTCGCCCTCGCTGGTCGCGCCGTCGCCGAGCAGCACGAGCGCGACACTGTCCTCGCCCTTGTAGCGCGCGGCGTGCGCGACGCCGACGGCGTGCAGCGTGTTCGTGGCGAGCGGGGTGCACTGCGGCGCGACGCGCAGCTCGTACGGGTCGTAGCCGAGGTGCCAGCCGCCCTGCAGCAGCGTCAGCGTCTGCACCGGGTCGACGCCGCGGGTCACCAGCGCGACCGAGTCGCGGTAGGTCGGGAACAGCCAGTCCTGGGCGTCGAGCGCGACGACGGCGCCGACCTCGCAAGCCTCCTGCCCGCGCGAAGACGGGTAGACGGCGAGGCGGCCCTGCTTGGTGAGCGCGGTGGCCTGGGTGTCGAAGCGGCGCCCGACGACCATCCGGCGGTGCAGGTCGAGCAGCACCTCGTCGCCGGGCATGGTCAGCTCGGAGCCGTCGATCAGGCGGCCGTCGGCGTCCAGCAGTCCGATCGGGGTTTCGGACGGCAGGAGATGCCGCAGGGGCAGGCTGGTGAGCGTCAAGGCGACCTCCTGAAGTCGGGTGTCGCTGATGGTGACGGTTTCAGAGCCGTTTTTCTAGACATGTTGATCTGATCTGGACGTTTGATTTCATCGGGCGGCTATCATCGGCCAAATGACCAGTCCCGACGACGAAACACCGAGCCTGCCTGGACAGCTGGACGACACCGACCAGGCGATCGTCGCCCAGCTCCGCGCGGACGGCCGCATGTCCATGCGCGCCTTGGCCGAGCGCCTCCACATCTCCCGCGCGAGCGCGTACTCCCGCGTCGAGCGCCTGCACCGCGACGGCGTGATCACCGGCTACAGCGCGGTCATCGACCCGGAGCGCTGCGGCTACGGCATCTCGGCGTACGTGTACCTCAAGGTCAGCCAGCATTCCTGGAAGTCGGTCAAGCAGCACGTGCTCGAGATCCCCGAGGTCTGGCACGGCGCGCTCGTCTCCGGCGAGTACGACCTGGTGCTGCTCGTCCGCGCCCGCGACGCCCAGAGTCTCCGCCACCTCGTGCTGACCAAGCTCCAGACCGTTCCCGACGTCGTGTCCAGCCACACCGTCCTCATCCTCGACGAGCTGGCCCCCGACCGCGCCCAGCAGTAGCGTCCGGGCATGCTCACCGCCGCGGAGGTCCGCAAGCTCATCCCGATGCCCGACGCCGTCGCCGCCGTGCGCACGGCGTTCACCGACCTGGCGGCGGGCGAGTTCACCCAGCCGGCCCGCCTCTCCTTCGGCGGCGGGCGCGCGCTGGTGATGTCGGCCTATCACGCCGGATCCGGTGCGGCGGCGGTGAAAACCCTGAGCGTGGAACTGGACCGCTCACCCGCCATCCTCGGCACACTGGTCTGGAGTTCCCCCAGTGGTCAGCTGGTCGCCGACGCGATCGAGGTGACGACCATCCGCACCGGCGCGGTTTCCGGCGTCGCCACAGACCTTCTGGCCCCACCCACCGCTTCACGACTGGCCGTCCTGGGCGCCGGAGCACAAGCCGCCGATCAGGTGCGCGCGGTCGCGGCGGTCCGGCCGTTGTCCGCGGTGACCCTGCACTCGCGGAACGCTTCTCGCGTTTTGGACCTGATTTCCGTTCTGCGACAGGAGTTCCCGGCCATCGAGTTCATGGTGGCCGAGTCTGCCAACGACGCGGTGTCGGCGGCCGATGTCGTCTGCTGCGCGACTTCCGCTTCGGAGCCGGTGTTCGACGCGGCCTCGTTGCCGGACAACGTGCACGTCAACGCGATCGGCTCGTATCTGCCCTCGATGCGGGAGTTGCCCGAGGAGTTGCTCGCCTCCGCGCGCGTGGTGGTCGTCGATGAGGTGAGCGCGTGCATGGAGGAGGCCGGGGAGATCATCCACGCGGTGTCTACCGGGTCGCTCGCGCGGGATTCGTTGGTGGAGCTGGGTTCCGCGTTGAGTGCGCCGGCGTCGCCCGGTGGGCGGACGGTGTTCAAGAGCGTGGGGGTCGCCGCGCAGGACTGGGCGTTGGCCCGCTTGCTCGCCGAGCGGACGTAAGGGCTCGTGAGCGTTGCGGGCGGTTCTAACCGCCCGCAACGCTCACGACCCTTTGACTACACGATCATGCCCGTTCGGACATGGTCAGCTCCCTCGTTTGCCGATAACCTGCGAGCCGTCGAAGCGAAGGGGATCACCATGCGCATCCCAGTCCGAGCCACTCTCGCCGCCGTTGCCGCCCTGGGCGCGCTGCTCGTCCCGGCGAACGCCGAGGCCACGCCCGGGTCCGGCGTCACCGGCGTGATCCTCTCGAAGACCACCCTCGGCAAGACCGACTACATCCTGCGCGAGATCACCATCCAGCCCGGCGGCGGCACCGGCTGGCACTTCCACGACGGCACGCTCTACGCCTTCGTCAAGGCAGGCACCCTGACCCACAACGACGCCGACTGCGTCACCCAGGACGTCTACCGCACCGGCGCCACCTTCGTCGAGCCCAAGGGCTCCGACAAAGTCCACATCGGACGCAATCTCGGCAGCACTCCGATCGTGCTCGATGTGCTGTACGTCCTGCCGACCGGCAGCCCGCTCGCGGAGGACGCGCCCAACCCCGGCTGCGACTTCCAATAGCTACTGCGAGGACGGGTTCGTGAGTGTTGCCGACGGTTCTATTGGCCGGAAGGGCAAATGTGGCGAGCGAGTGGAACCTTTGCTGCGTCAGATGCAGCAAAGGTTCCACTCGCCCGCGGATGTGACGTGAGGGGTCCCCTCACGACATGACCTCGTCAGCCCGGCCGGAGCACGCCATATTGCCCTTCCCCTCAAATAACCGTCGGCAATACTCACGACCCCAGGTTCCAGCATGGGTCGTCGTGGAAGCGGATCAGCACCTCTTCGTAGCCGAGCAGCTCGGTGCCGCCGGTGTCGACGATGCCTTCCAGTCCTGGCAACAGATCCCGCAGCAACGGCCGCGCGCCCGTGCCCTCGTCGAAGCCGAGCAGGACCGCGTGGAACTGGCCGAGCAGCTGCGCGAACTGGGCCGTCTCGGTTTCCTTGTACTCGGTGAGCACGTCGCCTGAGACGTCCACGTCGAAGACGCAGTCTTCGCGTTGCAGGCGGCCGAGATCCGGCTCGTACAAGCCTACTTCGCCGAGCCTGCAGATCAGCTCGAGATGGCTCTCGAGCTCGCTGACCAGCACGACGACGGGGCGGTTGCCCGTGCGTTTCCTGGCGGGGCGGCGCTTCGGCCGCGTCAGCTCAGGCATGACCGTCTACAAGGGAATTGTTCATCGGGCACCTGCCGAACGCCGGAAGTCGGGGCGGTAGACGGCGGCCAGGCGTTCGACCACCGGGTCTGGGGCGCGGCCTGCGAACTGGGCCACCAGTGTGGTGGCCATCTGCGCCTCGCTCGCGGGGCCGGTGCCCGCGCCGACGAGCGCGCCGACCACCTGGTCGGTGTCGGGCTCGGGGACGGGCACGAGGTGGCCGCGGGTGCCGTGGAAGCACTGGGCCGTCTTGCCGTACGCGAGCGCGGTCGCCTGCACGGACTCGGCCACGGCGGAGGGGCCGACGAAGCCGATCGCGTCGACGCGGGGATGCGCGATGAGCGCGTCGACGGCCTCGCGGTCACCGTTGACGACGTTGAAGACGCCCGGCGGCAGCCCCGCGTCGAGGAACGTGGTCGCGAGGCGCAAGGCGATCGACGGGTCGCGCTCGGATGGCTTGAGCACGAACGAGTTCCCGCAGGCGATGGCGGGCGCGGCGTTCCACACCGGGACCATCACCGGGCAGCCGTCGAGTTCGTCACTGACACGCTCCAGGAAGTCCATCAGCCCCCGCAGTCGCCGGTCCGGCTGCCACAGCGCCCAGTCGTCCTGCGCCGCGACGGCCACTTCGACGGCGTAGTCGACCTCACGCTTGTCCGCCAGCGGGACACGCATGCCGGGCAGCTCGTGGAACCGCCCCGATGTCCCGAAAACCGGCTTGCCGCCGATGAAATGGAATAGTTCGTCACTCACCTGACCCACCCTGGTCGCAGGGAGGTTTTCCTCGCAGGGCAAGGAGACATTCGTGCCAGCTCCATCCTCGTGGACAACACGTCGAGCCCACGGCCGGCGATCTGGCTTCCGGTTCGGCGCGCGCGAAACCGGTCACAGTGGCGGGACCGCGCCGGATTCGCACCGGCTTCCCCGGGAATCCGTGGGCCTTCAAGTCACCCTAGGGCGGTAATTCCGCACCTGTCGAGGCCGCGAACCCGGTTTACGGGGTCACCGCGACCATCCCAGGGGACCCCTAACCTGACACACCCTCGCCGCCCAAGGCAGACTCTCGGCGTGCGCAGGCTCTATGTGATCGGTATCGGTGCTGGTGACCCCGAGCACCTGACGGTTCAGGCGATCAACCGGCTGAACGAGGTCGACGTCTTCTTCGTGCTGGACAAGGGCAAGGAGAAGGCCGACCTGGTGCGGTTGCGCCACGAGATCCTCGACCGGTACGTGACCAGGCCGTACCGGCTGGCCGAGGCGCGCGACCCCGAACGTGACCGCACACCGGCCGACTACGAGGCGGAAGTCAAGGCGTGGCACGGACGGCGCGTCGATGTCTACCAAGGGCTCATTACCGGGGAACTGCGCGAGAACGAGGTCGGCGCGTTCCTCGTGTGGGGTGATCCCGCGCTCTACGACAGCACGATCACTCTCTTGAACGCCGTACAGGAGCGGGGAATCGCGTTCGACTACACCGTGATTCCGGGCGTCAGCAGTGTTTCCGTGCTGGCGGCGCAGCACAGAACGACGTTCAACCGGATCGGCACCGCCGTGCAGATCACCACGGGACGGCGGCTCGCCGACGGCTGGCCGGACGGCGCCGCCGATGTGCTCGTCATGCTCGACGCGCACTGCACGTTCACCCGGTTCACCGGTGAGGACATGGACATCTTCTGGGGCGCCTACCTCGGCACGCCCGACGAGCTCGTCGTTTCCGGGCGGCTCGCGGACGTCGCCGAGGAGATCGTGGCCCTGCGTTCGCAAGCCCGCGAACGGAAAGGCTGGATCATGGACACCTATCTGTTGCGGCGCAACTAACCCCGCCCGTCGCCCGCCACCGCCCTCAACGGAGGCGCTACGCGCCGCTGGTCATTTCGACGGCGTTCCCGGTGACGCGGACACCGGCCCGCTCATCGACGTCGACGGTCAGCAAGCTCGGCCGTCCCATGTCTTCCCCTTGCCGCACCAGGAAACGGCCACTTTCGAGCTTGCCGATCGCCCGCAGGTAGCCACCGAACGCGGCGGCGGCCGCACCGGTCGCCGCGTCTTCGACGACCCCGCCGGGCGGGAACGGGTCGCGGGCGTGGAACACGCCGTCGGCGCCGGCCCAGACCAGGTGCACGGTGGTCCACCCGCCCCGGCTCATCACGTCGCCGAGCGCCGCGAAGTCGTAGTCGAGCTTCGCGAGCCGCTCGCGGGTGGCGGCGGCCAGCACGAAGTGGTCGTTCCCGGCGAACGCCACGTGCGGCGGGAACTCCGGGTCGAGGTCGGCGTGGTCCCAGCGGAGCGCGCCGAGCACCTCGTCGAGTTCGGTTCCGGTCGCGGGCCGCGAGCGGGCCGGGGCGCTGGTGAGCGTCGCGGTCACCCGGCCGTCCACGACGACCGTTTCGACGGCGATCTCGCCCGCGTTGGTCCGGAACCGCATCGGCCCGGCGCCGAACCGCTCGGCGAGCGCCACGGCGGTGGCGATCGTGGCGTGGCCGCAGAAGTCGACCTCGGCCAGCGGGCTGAAGTAGCGGACGCGGTCACCGTCGACGAACGCGGTCTCGGAGTAGCCGATCTCGGCGGCGATACGGAGCATCTCGTCGGCGCCGAGGTGGCCAGCGTCGAGCACGACGCCCGCGGGGTTGCCGCCCTGCGGGTCGGTGGTGAAGGCGGAGTAGCGCAGCAGTTCCATGTCTTCGATGATGGTCCCGCTTCGCCATCGAGTCCAACGATGATTGTCCATCGACTCCATCGGTAAACTCGATACCGTGGACACCCGGCTGATCTCGACCTTCACCACGCTCGCCCGCACCGGCAGCTTCACCGCGGCGGCGGCCGAGCTGCATCTCGCCCAGTCGACCGTCACCGCGCACATCCAGTCGCTGGAACGCGAACTGCGTGTCCGCCTCGTCGACCGCCTGCCGTCCGGCGCCGCACTCACCGAGGCGGGCCGCCGCACACTGGAACGAGCCCAGCTCCTGCTCGACGCCGAGGCCGCACTGCGCGCCGAAGCCGCGGCCGACGGCCCGATCGAGGGCGAGGTGACCGTCGGCGCGACCGAGTCGCTCTGTGCGTACCTCCTGCCCGGCGCGATCGCCGCGCTGCACGCGAGCCATCCGGCCGTCGACGTGCGCCTGACGCCCTCGGGCACCGCGGGCACGGTCGAGCGGCTGCGCGACGGGCGGCTTTCGGTCGGCCTGATCCTCGAACCGGCGCTGCGCGCGCCCGACCTCGTGATCGAGAAGGCGGGCTCGCTCGAAGTCGCCTTCGCCTGCGCCCCGGACCATGAGCTGACCGGCCGCAAGGCGGGCTGGGCCGAACTCGCCGGGCACCGCTGGTTCCTGCTCGAGGAGGGCTGCACGTACAGCGACGACGTCGCCCGCGAACTCGCGGCGGGCGCCAATCCGCAGATCACCCGGCTCGGCAGCGTCGAGGCCGTCCGCGCGTGCGTGGCGGCGGGCCTGGGGCTCACCCTGCTGCCGACCTTCGCGCTCGCGGACCGCGGCCTCGCCACGTTCCACGCGCCGAAGATCCGGCAGAACTCGATCTTCCTGGCCAGGCACGCCCGCCGCTCCCCCAGCCGCGCGCAGCGCGCGGTGCTCGACGAGCTGACGAAGGCGGCCGCCCTGCTGAATTGACCCCGTCGTGAGTGTTCCCGACGGTTATTGCGCGGAAGGCCAAATGTGCGTCTTGCGCTCGGCCATGGTGAGGGTCGTGTCCCGCTCCCCGCCCCGCCCCGCGGCGGTGTGGGCCTGGCTGAACCACACAAAGGCCACCCTTGTAACGCTGAGCGTGACAAGGGCCCCCTTCGTCACGTCGTCCCACCTCCCGCAACGGCCACAATGTGGCGGGCGAGTGGAACCTTTGCTGCGTCAGATGCAGCAAAGGTTCCACTCGCCCGCGGCTGGCCGGGGTCGTCGTGGGGGTCGTGAGTGGTACGGCCGGTTCTAACCGGTCTAAACACTCACGACGGATTCTGAGGTAACGAATGGATCACGCGAAAACCCGGGGAGCCGCTCTGCCAGGCCAGATCGGCTCAGCGTGACGGCGGGCGATGTTGATCACCCATTTGCCATCGATCTTCGCGTATCTGCGGCGGGGGAAACGGCGTCCTCATTCACGTGCGCCCCGCGGCGTCTGCGTGAACGGGGGTCGGGCCTGCCGAGGGGGCAGACCCGGCCCCTTTCACGACGGGAGGTAGCCGCCGGGGACGCCGCGGGCGGGCACGACGAAGTACCCGCCGCCGACGGTCAGCAGGTACGGCGCGAGCGCCTCGCCGCGCAACCTGTTCTGCGCCAAGGTGAATCCGGCGTCGAAGTCGTTCTGGAACGCCATGAAGACGACTCCGTCGTCCGCCGGGCCGCCCTGGTACAGCCAGGAACGGCGCAGCATGCGTGGCGGCGGCTCGCCCGGTGTGCGCGGATTCGCCTTGCGC encodes:
- a CDS encoding LysR family transcriptional regulator, whose amino-acid sequence is MDTRLISTFTTLARTGSFTAAAAELHLAQSTVTAHIQSLERELRVRLVDRLPSGAALTEAGRRTLERAQLLLDAEAALRAEAAADGPIEGEVTVGATESLCAYLLPGAIAALHASHPAVDVRLTPSGTAGTVERLRDGRLSVGLILEPALRAPDLVIEKAGSLEVAFACAPDHELTGRKAGWAELAGHRWFLLEEGCTYSDDVARELAAGANPQITRLGSVEAVRACVAAGLGLTLLPTFALADRGLATFHAPKIRQNSIFLARHARRSPSRAQRAVLDELTKAAALLN